One Cohnella candidum genomic region harbors:
- a CDS encoding ABC-F family ATP-binding cassette domain-containing protein, with the protein MSILTVKNLSHGFGDRAIFHDVSFRLLKGEHVGLIGANGEGKSTFMSIITGTLEPDAGSIEWARKVRVGYLDQHSVLAKGMTIRDVLKSAFRYLTDLEEEMNKMYERMGDVTPEELEQLLEEVGSIQDTLNSNDFYLIDAKVEEIARGLGLGDIGLERDVNDLSGGQRTKVLLAKLLLEKPDILLLDEPTNYLDEQHIEWLKRYLQEYENAFILVSHDIPFLNSVVNLIYHVENQELNRYVGDYDTFVQQHEAKKQQLESAYKRQQQEIAELKDFVARNKARVSTRNMAMSRQKKLDNMEVIELAKEKPKPEFRFKEARTSGRLIFETKQLVIGYDEPLSRPLDLLMERGQKIALVGANGIGKTTLLRSILGEIAPLSGTVTRGENQFLGYFEQEVKGGADETCIEAVWKDFPSLSQFEVRAALAKCGLTTKHIESKISVLSGGEKAKVRLCKLINRETNLLVLDEPTNHLDVDAKDELMRALKQYKGSILLISHEPEFYREVATDVWNCESWTTKVF; encoded by the coding sequence ATGAGCATATTAACCGTTAAAAACTTAAGCCACGGATTCGGAGACCGGGCGATCTTCCATGACGTCTCCTTCCGCCTGCTCAAAGGCGAGCACGTCGGCCTGATCGGCGCCAACGGCGAAGGCAAATCGACGTTTATGAGCATCATCACGGGCACGTTGGAACCGGACGCGGGTTCGATCGAATGGGCCCGGAAAGTCCGTGTCGGCTATCTCGACCAGCACTCCGTGCTGGCCAAAGGAATGACGATCCGCGACGTACTGAAGAGCGCCTTCCGTTATCTGACCGACCTTGAGGAAGAAATGAACAAAATGTACGAACGCATGGGCGACGTGACGCCGGAAGAGCTGGAGCAGCTGCTGGAGGAAGTCGGATCGATCCAGGATACGCTGAACAGCAACGATTTCTATCTGATCGACGCCAAGGTCGAGGAAATCGCGCGCGGACTCGGCCTGGGCGACATCGGACTCGAGCGGGACGTCAACGATCTGAGCGGCGGTCAGCGCACGAAGGTTCTGCTGGCCAAGCTGCTGTTGGAGAAGCCGGACATCCTGCTGCTCGACGAGCCGACCAACTACCTGGACGAGCAGCATATCGAGTGGTTGAAGCGTTACTTGCAGGAATACGAAAATGCGTTCATTCTCGTCTCCCACGACATCCCGTTCCTGAATAGCGTCGTCAATTTGATCTACCACGTGGAAAATCAGGAGCTGAACCGCTACGTCGGGGATTACGACACGTTCGTGCAGCAGCACGAGGCGAAGAAGCAGCAGCTCGAATCCGCCTATAAGCGCCAGCAGCAGGAAATCGCGGAGCTGAAGGATTTCGTCGCGCGCAACAAGGCCCGCGTATCCACGCGCAACATGGCGATGTCCCGCCAGAAGAAGCTGGACAATATGGAAGTGATCGAACTCGCGAAGGAAAAGCCGAAACCGGAATTCCGCTTCAAGGAAGCACGGACTTCGGGCCGGCTGATCTTCGAAACGAAGCAGCTCGTGATCGGATACGACGAGCCGTTGTCCCGCCCGCTCGATCTCCTGATGGAACGCGGCCAGAAAATCGCGCTCGTCGGCGCGAACGGCATCGGCAAAACGACGCTGCTGCGCAGCATTCTCGGGGAAATCGCCCCCCTCTCGGGCACGGTCACGCGCGGAGAGAACCAGTTCCTCGGCTATTTCGAGCAGGAAGTCAAAGGCGGAGCGGACGAGACTTGCATCGAGGCCGTATGGAAGGACTTTCCTTCTCTCTCCCAATTCGAGGTACGCGCGGCGCTCGCCAAATGCGGGCTGACGACGAAGCACATCGAGAGCAAAATATCGGTGCTGAGCGGCGGCGAGAAAGCCAAGGTCCGGCTGTGCAAGCTGATCAACCGCGAAACGAACCTGCTCGTGCTCGACGAGCCGACCAACCACCTCGACGTCGACGCCAAAGACGAATTGATGCGGGCGTTGAAGCAATATAAGGGCAGCATTCTGTTGATCAGCCATGAGCCCGAATTTTATCGGGAAGTCGCGACGGACGTCTGGAACTGCGAGTCCTGGACGACGAAAGTGTTTTAA
- a CDS encoding DUF3052 domain-containing protein has product MVNLSSGNAGYSGTPLVKKLGYQAGQRVCVVHAPDAYWETLGELPEGIVRAAEGEGELDLVHLFVRSRQECENWIPIYRERIRPSGMIWVSWPKKASKVPTDVTEDAIRSFALEQRLVDVKVCAVDTVWSGLKLVIPVALRGK; this is encoded by the coding sequence ATGGTAAATCTTTCATCCGGCAATGCCGGTTATTCGGGAACTCCGCTCGTGAAGAAGCTGGGATATCAAGCGGGACAACGGGTTTGCGTCGTTCATGCGCCGGATGCGTATTGGGAAACGCTGGGCGAATTGCCGGAAGGAATCGTCCGGGCTGCGGAAGGTGAGGGGGAGCTCGATCTCGTCCATCTGTTCGTGCGTTCCCGGCAGGAATGCGAGAACTGGATTCCGATTTACCGGGAGAGAATCCGGCCGAGCGGCATGATCTGGGTGTCCTGGCCGAAGAAGGCGTCCAAGGTGCCGACGGACGTGACCGAAGACGCGATCCGATCGTTCGCGCTCGAACAACGGCTGGTCGACGTGAAAGTGTGCGCGGTGGATACGGTCTGGTCCGGGTTAAAGCTGGTCATTCCCGTGGCGTTGCGAGGAAAATGA